One genomic window of Pseudomonadales bacterium includes the following:
- a CDS encoding FMN-binding protein yields MNAIKYLLPVFILFTTSIQAKGVYLSTNDFLAESFNHQQPALETLWLGKAHKLTAAKIMNRPVNSLRVRYWKLGNRTAWILEEIGKELPITIGIVIDSDRIHKVEILEYRESRGGEVRYPAFRKQFINGKLDENYRLNSKIDGITGATLSVRAVTRTANLALYYHKQALAQ; encoded by the coding sequence ATGAACGCCATTAAATACCTGTTACCGGTTTTCATTCTGTTTACAACCAGCATCCAGGCAAAAGGCGTCTATCTGTCAACAAATGACTTTCTGGCAGAATCCTTCAATCACCAGCAACCCGCTCTGGAAACCCTGTGGCTTGGCAAGGCACACAAACTGACTGCTGCAAAAATCATGAACCGCCCTGTCAACAGCCTGCGTGTACGCTACTGGAAACTTGGCAATCGGACGGCCTGGATACTTGAAGAGATTGGCAAGGAGTTACCCATCACTATCGGCATAGTGATTGATAGTGACCGTATCCATAAGGTAGAGATTCTTGAATACAGGGAGAGTCGCGGCGGTGAAGTCCGTTATCCGGCTTTCCGCAAACAGTTTATTAATGGAAAACTGGATGAAAATTATCGGTTAAACAGTAAAATAGATGGCATTACCGGCGCCACCCTGTCTGTTCGAGCCGTAACAAGAACAGCCAACCTGGCGCTCTACTACCACAAACAGGCTCTTGCCCAATAA
- a CDS encoding PepSY domain-containing protein, with the protein MSSNIRSLKKTTVKLLRWHRRIGLILGLLIVLLAVTGILINHTHSLKLSSVRLNNSLLLSWYGLENDDPIKAYGFSLGNDNWFSQFNNQLYMNHAPITECASPLHGAVEYQQYYLALCQDQLLLLTRSGDVLETITPAFGLPADVRSITNTNDMLYLLTSSGILTFNPDTLTASIEPDQNIHQWPEQKQLPDYLQEAIYEEIKASITLETLLLDIHSGRILGNFGVYLTDLAGIMICLLALSGLWAWLNHKRILGKKRQ; encoded by the coding sequence TTGTCCTCAAATATCCGATCACTCAAAAAAACAACCGTTAAACTTTTACGCTGGCATCGGCGGATTGGCCTGATACTGGGGTTACTCATTGTATTGCTCGCTGTAACCGGCATTTTGATAAACCACACCCACAGTCTCAAATTATCCAGCGTTCGCTTAAATAATTCATTACTGCTCAGCTGGTATGGTCTTGAAAATGATGATCCGATAAAAGCCTATGGCTTCTCACTGGGAAATGACAACTGGTTTAGCCAGTTCAATAACCAACTGTATATGAACCATGCACCCATTACTGAATGCGCATCGCCTCTTCATGGCGCAGTAGAATACCAGCAGTATTATCTGGCACTCTGCCAGGATCAGCTTTTGCTTCTCACCCGTTCAGGGGACGTACTTGAAACGATAACGCCTGCATTTGGGCTACCTGCTGATGTTCGCAGTATTACCAACACCAACGACATGCTATACCTACTAACAAGCAGTGGCATTCTGACATTTAATCCGGACACACTTACAGCCAGCATCGAGCCAGACCAGAACATCCATCAATGGCCTGAACAAAAACAGCTGCCCGACTATTTACAGGAAGCAATTTACGAAGAGATAAAAGCCAGTATCACGCTGGAAACTCTGCTGCTGGATATCCACAGTGGTCGGATATTGGGAAATTTCGGCGTATATTTAACCGACTTGGCTGGCATTATGATCTGTTTACTGGCATTGAGCGGCCTATGGGCCTGGTTAAACCACAAACGGATACTGGGCAAAAAACGTCAATAG
- a CDS encoding acetylornithine transaminase produces the protein MSREALMNNYGTRQLTLSKGEGSWVWDEKGNKYLDALAGIAVCGLGHAHPAVTRALSNQAATLCHCSNLYNIPQQQTLADKLQSISGMTNMFFGNSGAEANEAAIKLARLYGHSKGIDKPAIIVMEHSFHGRTLATLSATGNRKVQAGFEPLVGGFVRAPFNDMEALENIAKNNNNVVAVFVEPIQGEGGIHIPDANYLTNIRQLCSDNNWLMMLDEIQTGNGRTGRFFNYQHCSFLPDVVTTAKGLGNGMPIGVCLASGVASQLMQPGNHGSTFGGNPLACAAALATIDVIESENLCENATKLGAYLIEQFSAALADYDQVVDIRGQGLMIGIELDHPCGDLVTKAIEKGLLINVTAGSVIRLLPALNFTREQADQLVNTLVPLIIEEAQ, from the coding sequence ATGAGCAGAGAAGCACTGATGAATAATTACGGCACCCGGCAACTGACCCTGAGCAAGGGTGAAGGCAGCTGGGTATGGGATGAAAAAGGCAACAAATACCTCGATGCGCTGGCCGGGATAGCAGTTTGCGGTCTTGGTCACGCACACCCTGCCGTCACCCGAGCGTTGTCGAATCAGGCGGCCACATTGTGTCATTGCTCAAACTTATACAATATTCCGCAACAACAAACTCTCGCTGACAAACTACAGTCTATCTCGGGCATGACCAATATGTTTTTTGGCAACTCGGGAGCAGAAGCAAACGAAGCAGCCATCAAACTGGCCCGGCTTTACGGCCATTCCAAAGGCATAGACAAACCCGCTATTATTGTGATGGAACACTCCTTTCACGGTCGTACTCTGGCAACACTGAGTGCCACGGGCAATCGCAAGGTACAGGCTGGTTTTGAACCACTGGTAGGCGGCTTTGTGCGAGCCCCCTTTAACGATATGGAAGCGTTGGAAAATATCGCCAAAAACAATAACAATGTTGTCGCTGTTTTTGTTGAACCCATACAGGGCGAAGGTGGCATCCATATCCCCGACGCAAACTATCTCACCAATATCCGGCAGCTGTGCTCTGATAACAACTGGCTAATGATGCTTGACGAAATCCAAACCGGCAATGGACGCACAGGGCGTTTCTTCAACTATCAGCACTGCAGTTTTCTTCCTGACGTGGTCACCACCGCCAAAGGGCTGGGTAACGGCATGCCTATAGGCGTCTGCCTCGCATCAGGTGTTGCCTCACAATTAATGCAGCCCGGCAATCACGGCTCTACATTCGGCGGCAACCCTCTGGCCTGCGCTGCAGCGCTGGCAACCATTGACGTTATCGAGTCAGAAAATCTCTGCGAGAATGCTACGAAACTGGGCGCATATCTGATTGAACAGTTTTCAGCAGCACTCGCAGACTACGACCAGGTTGTTGACATCCGTGGCCAGGGACTGATGATTGGCATTGAACTTGATCACCCCTGTGGCGATTTGGTCACTAAAGCCATTGAAAAGGGGTTGTTGATCAATGTTACTGCAGGCTCTGTCATTCGATTGTTACCTGCGCTGAATTTCACCCGCGAGCAGGCTGATCAATTGGTTAACACACTGGTGCCTCTGATTATTGAGGAGGCCCAATAA
- the argF gene encoding ornithine carbamoyltransferase gives MAIRHFLTLHDLSLAELNGLIQRAIELKAQHKAGTAGKPCDGKVLAMIFEKSSTRTRVSFEAGMAQLGGNALFLSPEDTQLGRGEIIEDSARVISSMVDIVMIRTFGHDKVEKFAEYSSVPVINALTDSYHPCQLLADIQTFVEHRGSLQGKKVVWVGDGNNMCHSYMNAADILDFELIVACPKGYEPNRSLLNKYSSRVSIVRDPQQAVIGADLVVTDTWASMGQEEEKKEREAAFSGYCVDEALMTKAAPGALFMHCLPAYRGMEISDTIMDSKYSVVWDEAENRLHAQKALLEFLLNQ, from the coding sequence ATGGCCATACGTCACTTTTTAACCCTGCACGATTTATCTCTGGCCGAACTCAACGGCCTTATTCAACGTGCTATCGAGTTAAAAGCGCAACACAAAGCTGGCACGGCAGGCAAACCCTGTGACGGAAAAGTGCTGGCGATGATTTTTGAAAAATCATCAACCAGAACACGGGTATCTTTCGAAGCGGGCATGGCCCAGCTGGGCGGCAATGCGCTATTCCTGTCTCCTGAGGACACCCAACTGGGGCGTGGTGAAATCATTGAAGACTCTGCTCGGGTAATATCCAGCATGGTGGATATTGTCATGATTCGCACTTTCGGTCACGACAAGGTGGAGAAGTTTGCAGAGTATTCTTCCGTTCCGGTGATTAACGCGCTCACCGACAGCTATCACCCCTGCCAATTACTGGCTGATATCCAGACATTTGTCGAGCACCGTGGCAGCTTGCAAGGCAAAAAAGTAGTCTGGGTTGGTGACGGCAACAATATGTGTCATTCCTATATGAATGCTGCTGATATTCTTGATTTCGAACTCATTGTCGCCTGCCCGAAAGGGTACGAGCCCAATCGCTCGCTGCTGAATAAATACAGTAGTCGGGTCAGCATTGTTCGCGATCCTCAACAGGCCGTCATCGGTGCCGACCTCGTGGTTACGGACACCTGGGCCTCAATGGGGCAGGAAGAAGAAAAGAAGGAGCGAGAAGCCGCATTCTCAGGCTATTGCGTTGATGAAGCACTAATGACAAAGGCAGCGCCGGGCGCCCTTTTCATGCACTGTCTGCCGGCCTATCGTGGCATGGAAATCAGCGATACGATTATGGATTCCAAATATTCAGTGGTCTGGGACGAAGCGGAAAACCGGCTACATGCACAAAAAGCGTTACTGGAATTTCTGTTGAATCAGTAA
- the hisA gene encoding 1-(5-phosphoribosyl)-5-[(5-phosphoribosylamino)methylideneamino]imidazole-4-carboxamide isomerase gives MLIIPAIDLKDGDCVRLRQGRMEDSTVFSGSPVDMAARWVNAGTRRLHLVDLNGAFAGEPVNGGVVTDIARAFPNLPIQIGGGIRSGETIEAYLKAGVEFVIIGTKAVKEPAFVTEMCQQFPGHIIVGIDAKNGLVATDGWAEVTDVKATELAKKFESDGVSAIVYTDIDRDGMMQGVNVEATVTMAQASSIPVIASGGITNMDDIRALSAVASQGILGAITGRAIYEGTLDVAEAQALCDAG, from the coding sequence ATGCTGATTATTCCCGCCATTGATTTGAAAGACGGTGATTGTGTACGACTGAGACAGGGCAGAATGGAAGATTCAACGGTATTTTCAGGTAGCCCGGTCGACATGGCTGCCCGATGGGTGAACGCTGGAACTCGCCGTTTACACTTGGTTGATTTGAATGGTGCCTTTGCGGGGGAGCCTGTTAATGGTGGTGTGGTTACTGATATTGCCAGGGCCTTTCCGAACTTGCCTATTCAGATCGGCGGCGGTATTCGCAGCGGTGAAACGATCGAGGCGTACCTTAAAGCGGGTGTGGAGTTCGTGATTATTGGTACCAAAGCAGTTAAAGAGCCGGCGTTTGTCACTGAAATGTGCCAGCAATTTCCTGGCCATATCATTGTAGGTATTGACGCTAAAAATGGACTGGTGGCCACGGATGGTTGGGCAGAAGTCACCGATGTTAAAGCAACCGAACTGGCAAAAAAGTTTGAGTCCGATGGGGTCAGCGCTATTGTGTACACTGATATTGATCGAGACGGCATGATGCAGGGTGTAAACGTTGAGGCTACTGTCACGATGGCCCAGGCTTCTTCTATTCCTGTGATCGCTTCCGGTGGAATTACCAATATGGATGACATCCGCGCGTTGAGTGCGGTTGCGAGCCAGGGCATTTTGGGCGCTATTACCGGTCGGGCCATTTACGAGGGGACGCTGGATGTGGCTGAAGCCCAGGCGCTCTGTGACGCGGGCTAA
- the hisH gene encoding imidazole glycerol phosphate synthase subunit HisH: MTDFRTRIAVLDYGMGNLHSASKALEHVAPHADVIVTSDVADIADADRVVFPGVGAIRDCMGEIRRLGFDAAISKAIAEKPVLGICVGMQALMEHSEENGGVDCIGVLPGNVRYFGKHLTDDSGEKLKVPHMGWNQVHQTIDHPMWHGIEQDSRFYFVHSYYVQTADSSLVAGTCDYGVNFSASLARGNLFAVQFHPEKSHTAGLKLLENFVSWQGSSS; the protein is encoded by the coding sequence ATGACTGATTTTCGTACACGAATTGCCGTGCTGGATTACGGTATGGGTAACCTGCATTCTGCGTCAAAAGCGCTGGAGCATGTTGCCCCGCACGCAGATGTCATCGTGACGTCTGATGTTGCGGATATTGCGGATGCTGACCGGGTGGTTTTCCCCGGTGTTGGAGCCATTCGTGACTGTATGGGCGAGATCCGTCGGTTGGGGTTTGATGCGGCTATCAGCAAAGCCATTGCTGAGAAGCCTGTGCTTGGTATCTGTGTGGGCATGCAGGCGTTGATGGAACATAGTGAAGAGAACGGCGGCGTTGACTGTATTGGCGTACTGCCCGGCAATGTTCGCTACTTCGGCAAACACCTCACTGATGACTCCGGTGAGAAACTTAAAGTTCCTCATATGGGCTGGAATCAGGTGCATCAAACTATCGATCACCCCATGTGGCATGGTATTGAGCAAGACAGTCGATTTTATTTTGTACACAGCTATTACGTTCAGACAGCTGATAGCTCGTTGGTTGCCGGTACCTGCGACTATGGTGTAAATTTTTCTGCCTCTCTTGCGAGGGGGAACCTCTTTGCCGTGCAGTTTCATCCCGAGAAAAGCCATACTGCCGGGCTGAAGTTGCTGGAAAATTTTGTCAGTTGGCAGGGTTCTTCCAGCTAG
- the hisB gene encoding imidazoleglycerol-phosphate dehydratase HisB codes for MSDRIATVSRDTLETKITVELNLDGTGTGQFETGVPFLEHMLDQIARHGMIDLNVRADGDTHIDDHHTVEDIGITLGQAFNKALGDKKGLRRYGHAYVPLDEALSRVVIDFSGRPGLEMHVDYTRARVGGFDVDLSYEFFQGFVNHAGATLHIDNLRGSNAHHQIETVFKAFGRAVRMAIEEDPRMAGITPSTKGTL; via the coding sequence ATGAGCGATCGAATAGCGACAGTCAGTCGCGACACGCTGGAAACCAAGATTACCGTTGAGCTGAATCTTGACGGAACCGGCACGGGTCAATTTGAAACCGGTGTGCCGTTTCTGGAGCATATGCTCGACCAGATCGCACGCCACGGCATGATTGACCTGAATGTTCGCGCTGATGGCGATACACACATTGATGATCACCACACGGTTGAAGATATCGGTATTACCCTTGGTCAGGCGTTTAACAAGGCGCTGGGCGATAAAAAGGGGTTGCGTCGCTACGGGCATGCTTATGTTCCTCTGGACGAAGCGCTATCTCGTGTGGTGATCGATTTTTCCGGGCGCCCCGGTCTTGAGATGCATGTAGATTATACCCGTGCGCGAGTAGGTGGTTTTGATGTGGATTTGTCCTACGAGTTTTTTCAGGGCTTTGTGAACCACGCTGGTGCCACGCTGCACATTGATAATCTTCGCGGTAGCAATGCTCACCATCAGATCGAGACCGTTTTCAAGGCTTTCGGTAGAGCGGTGCGCATGGCTATTGAGGAAGATCCCCGGATGGCGGGTATCACTCCCTCCACCAAAGGAACTCTTTGA
- a CDS encoding TonB-dependent receptor, whose product MKNLILPTMIVGVFSVEPVLARPHAETEQHHADDTLTEVIISASPLGELSSGVNKATSLLTGDALRNNAAASLGETLENERGVTNSGFGPGVGRPIIRGQSDNRVRVLQDSLGSLDTSTSSADHAISIEPLLAERIEILRGPATLRYGNGAIGGVVNVLDNRISDRLPETTSGAIELRHNTVNDQNNSVFLLEGGAGRFAWHLDGLYRDSNNLDIHGLAQEVEPGEDPSDHATTDGFVANTDMQARSGTVGLSWIGSDGFVGIAISQLQNEYGIPSGAHSHHDEEEDHGDEDEHEEEETVRIDMEQTRVDIKSEWNNLPLAGFDSGRFRLSHNDYEHIELENGRPGTRFENDAWESRVELIHQPFYGWHGAVGLQLEQRDFAAIGDEAFIPPSDITNRGLFWVLETEKEHDRQPVYEIGLRIDRQTIDPSGNAEIEHNTVSVSAAGLWTLSPDQELSLSLNRAQRAPSLEELLSDGPHLATSSIDLGDADLDEETSLNIEAGYHLDTVVELNLNLFYNRIDNFIYKANTGLEDTDEELPIFQFTQVDATFTGAEIEATTALSDNWRLTAFGDYVRARLDSGGDVPRIPPLRYGVALNFQSGEWSGQLRLTEVEEQKHPGNQEFSTDAYTRFDVNLHYHVHWRNQEWLIFLKARNLLDEEIRNATSFLREVSPEAGRSLELGARLSF is encoded by the coding sequence ATGAAAAACCTGATACTGCCGACAATGATCGTTGGCGTTTTTTCTGTGGAACCTGTGCTAGCCAGGCCACATGCCGAGACTGAACAGCACCACGCAGACGACACACTGACTGAAGTGATTATTTCCGCATCCCCCTTGGGAGAACTATCTTCCGGAGTGAATAAAGCGACCAGCTTGCTGACAGGCGACGCATTGCGTAACAATGCCGCTGCATCGCTGGGAGAAACTCTGGAAAACGAGCGCGGCGTTACTAATTCAGGCTTTGGGCCCGGTGTAGGCAGACCGATCATCCGTGGGCAGTCGGACAATCGGGTCCGGGTGCTTCAAGACAGTCTGGGGTCACTTGATACCTCCACCTCCAGTGCAGACCACGCCATCAGTATTGAGCCGCTATTAGCAGAACGCATCGAGATTTTACGTGGCCCGGCGACGTTGCGTTACGGCAACGGTGCGATCGGAGGCGTTGTGAATGTTCTCGACAACCGGATTTCTGACCGGCTACCGGAAACCACTTCCGGAGCCATCGAGCTGCGCCACAATACGGTTAACGACCAGAATAACAGCGTGTTTCTACTTGAAGGAGGTGCAGGGAGATTTGCCTGGCACCTGGACGGCCTCTACCGCGACAGCAACAACCTGGATATCCATGGTCTGGCCCAGGAAGTTGAACCCGGCGAAGACCCTTCTGACCATGCAACCACTGACGGTTTTGTTGCCAATACCGATATGCAAGCCCGTAGCGGAACAGTCGGCTTATCCTGGATTGGCAGCGATGGCTTTGTTGGTATCGCCATCAGCCAGCTGCAAAACGAATACGGCATCCCCTCCGGCGCCCACAGCCATCATGACGAAGAGGAAGACCACGGAGACGAAGACGAGCACGAAGAGGAAGAAACCGTACGCATTGACATGGAGCAAACCCGCGTCGACATCAAGTCTGAATGGAACAACCTGCCACTTGCCGGTTTTGACAGCGGACGATTCCGCCTGAGCCACAACGATTACGAGCATATCGAGCTGGAAAATGGCAGACCCGGCACCCGGTTCGAGAACGATGCCTGGGAGTCCCGCGTGGAATTGATCCATCAACCTTTTTATGGCTGGCATGGCGCCGTAGGCTTACAACTGGAGCAACGTGATTTTGCCGCCATCGGCGACGAAGCGTTTATCCCGCCATCGGATATCACCAATCGGGGGTTGTTCTGGGTACTGGAAACCGAAAAAGAGCATGACCGGCAGCCAGTGTATGAAATCGGTTTGCGTATTGACCGTCAAACCATCGATCCTAGCGGCAACGCGGAAATTGAACACAACACCGTCAGTGTTTCAGCTGCCGGGTTATGGACCTTATCTCCGGATCAGGAACTGAGCCTTTCACTAAACCGCGCCCAACGTGCCCCATCGTTGGAAGAGCTGCTCTCGGATGGCCCCCATTTGGCCACCTCAAGCATTGACTTGGGCGATGCCGATCTCGACGAGGAAACCAGCCTGAATATCGAAGCCGGTTACCATCTGGATACTGTTGTGGAACTGAATCTAAACCTGTTTTACAACCGAATCGACAACTTTATCTACAAAGCCAACACGGGCCTTGAGGACACCGATGAAGAACTGCCAATATTTCAGTTCACTCAGGTCGATGCGACATTCACAGGAGCAGAGATTGAAGCCACCACGGCATTATCAGACAACTGGCGATTAACAGCCTTTGGCGATTACGTGCGAGCCAGGCTTGACAGCGGCGGTGATGTGCCGAGAATACCGCCATTGCGATACGGAGTCGCCCTGAACTTCCAGTCAGGCGAATGGAGTGGCCAATTGCGATTAACCGAGGTCGAAGAGCAAAAGCACCCAGGCAATCAGGAATTTTCTACCGATGCTTATACCCGTTTCGACGTCAACCTGCACTATCATGTGCATTGGCGAAATCAGGAGTGGCTCATTTTCCTAAAAGCCCGTAACCTGCTCGACGAAGAGATTCGTAACGCCACATCCTTCTTGCGGGAGGTTTCACCAGAAGCCGGTCGCAGTCTGGAACTTGGCGCGCGCTTATCTTTCTAA